One Candidatus Neomarinimicrobiota bacterium genomic window, AATATTCATTGACAGTACACTATCAGTACCGTTGAAATCATAGTGATAGGCTGAATTGTTTAGTCGCTTGAGGAAAGGCAAAGAATCGAGTGAGAATTCCTGAGTAACGCCCACCTTGCCTCTATACCAGACACCATTGAAAGTACTATCTTCAATCTGTACAACTGTATCACGTGCAATAGTAAAGGTAGTGTCATATTCCGAGAGATAGGTTGGAAATACATCAATAAGCAAAGTATCTGCAGGAAATTCAATAACCTGTTCACCGCTCCAGTTTAGTGTATCAACACCAGCCAAATGTTCTGCAATTCCAACGATATCGCGGGCTTGATTATGTATGTTGATGAATTTGCCTGTAAGTGTCTCTGCCAGTTTAATATTCATATCATCATATTTACGTAAGAAATTGTCATAAATATTCACATTAAAAGTATCAGACTCAACTTCTACCACCTGCCACTTTAAGAAATCAGATTTTTTTATTAGTTTTGCACCGATAAATTCAACCACTTCAACGGCGGCTTTTTCCCAGTCGAGATCACTTAAATTTACAGCTGACTTATAGTAAGCTTGTTCCAGACTCACCTTATTAAAATACTCAGAAATATTTTTGTGAATATTAATGTTAAAAACTGCATTTGTTAAATCTATATCCAGGTGGATTGAATCTAATCCGGCAGTGGGACTGTTTAATGAATCCAAAGCGACTGCTATAACTTGGTCGGCAATGTAAGGACTTGGTTCAGAATACCCTGTCAGGCGCTTGTATAAGTTGTTCCTTCGTTTTGCAAGCGCAGCTTCCATATCCCCAACTTTAACTTCCACAGGGATTTCAACTTCGATACCACTTGTATCCAGATACATGAGCTTCATAAAGTCAGGCATGGTTTCCAGCGTATCATTTAGTACGAGAAACTCTGCCAAGGCCATGTCATAGAGGGTGTCCCCGTAGGTAGTTGAATCATAGGAATCAATTACAAATTGTTTTTTTAGTGCTTCCAGTGTCTTTTCCAGGTTCTCTTCAAAGGTAGCTGGAATGATGAAGTCAATCCTCACATCACCATCAAAAATACCACCAAACTCAATACGACCTGAAAGATTGGGATTTTTGGCGATGCTATCCATGACAGCATCAACCAGGGGATTGGAGAAGGTTGGATATTTTGTGTAACTCGTGGTAAGTGCATTGAACATAGAGGTTTTGATGTTCTGATATAAAATATCAAATTTGTCTGAAACCGTGAAGCTCAAACCAATGCTATCTATCTCCATATTCTGGTCACCGACATAGTTGCCAGCGTCAAAAAGGGTTTTTATACTATCGAGAACGAGATTGATAGTATTTGCATCCATATTGTGATTGGGTTCCAGTGTCTTGAATAGGTCGAGATGTAACTTATTATAAAGCTTTTTATATTCATCAGAATAATTCACCGGAATAGACTTTGCGGCCATAGGTATCTTCTGAGGTCCATAATAGCTATAATTTGTATCCATAGCTGCGGCAAGAAGACTGTCTTTAACGCTATTCACAACAAGTAAAAGTTGTTCAGTATCAGTGGTATATTCTTTTGCTAATTGATAGTGAAGTTTTTCAGCAAGGCTTACAGCGTTCATCCGGAATCGAGCATCATCACGCAATGTGGCCTCATAATCCCAGATAGTCTTTGGAAGATAAATCACGCTGATAAACAGTATTATCAGAACAATAATTATTATTGAATTGGTTCTGTGATTGGCGAAAAAATCTTTACTCACGAGTCCTCCTCGACTACTCTGTCGTAACTAAACCCTCAATGCGGGTGTATATTTTATTTCCGATCCCCTTAACGAGGACAATATCTGATTTATTCTTAAATGGACCATTTCGATCCCTATAATCTTTTATTCTTTCAGCTATAGCCGGGCCGATACCCGGCAGTTTAGAAAGTTCACTAACTCCAGCCGTATTCAAATTTATCAGGTTAACAGCTCCATCGATCCCCTCTGTAAGCGTATCAACTCCACTAGATTCCGGCGTTGAATTGTCCTTGTCAACAAACTGGAGCGAGTCAGAATTTATCTGCTCTGTGATCTTTATGAATTGTTGTTCCTCTTCATAAAACCGATTCGGAGTCAACTGTTTTTCAATACGCTGATTTCTAACAAGCCTGAGAACAGCACCTACTCCCAGTGTGACCACTAAAAAGTAAATTACAATTCGTTCCTGGCGGGTAAAATTTAGCAAGTTTCCTGCCTCATCATAGTAAGGATTTTATTTTTCTAAAGATACTACGCTTGACTTTTTGACTACTGTAGTAGTCTGCTAGTTCTTTGTAGAGCTCTTTCTCTCTCTTGCTTGGTTTTACAGGAGTTTCAATCTGAATCTTCACCATTTGATCACCAACCATATGGCTATTGATACGAGGAATCCCTTTTCCTCTTAATCGGAGAAGTTTCCCCGATTGAGAACCAGCAGGAATTTTCAGATTGACTTTTCCTGTCAGGGTTGGAATCTCCAATTCTGTACCAGTGACTGCCTGGGCCATATTAATGCCCAGTTCAAGATAGATATTATCCTCATCTCGAATAAATAAATCGTGTTCTTTTTCATCAATGAGAACAATCAGATCACCATGTTGCCCACCGCGTCTGGCTGAGTTGCCTTCGCCTTTAAGGGTCATATAATTGCCTGCGTGAACACCAGCAGGAATCTTAGCTGATACAACAGATTCCTTTCTCACTCTTCCATCGCCTCTACAAGTCTGACATGGATGAGCGATCACCTCACCGGTGCCGTCACAATTTGAACAAGGTTGAATATTGACAAATTGTCCAAACATTGATCTGGAAACTTGTTGTACTTCACCCCTACCATGACAAACCGTACAGTTTGTTTTGCTGGCCTTATCCCGTGCGCCGGTTCCGCTGCAATCGGGACAAGATTCGAATCTTTTGACTTTCATCTTTTTGGTGACACCCGTAGCAATTTCTTCCAGGGTTAAGGGCAACTTAATTTTTAAATCTGAACCTCTGGAACGACCGCGGGAGCGAGAACCCCCACCACCACCGAATATGTCTCCAAATCCACCACCGCCGCCACCGCCGAATCCATCCATAAATATTCGCAGGGCATCAGACAGATCTACACCGAATCCACCACCACCGAATCCATCGAAGGGGCTTCCACCCATGCCGCCTTCAGGGGCATGACCGAATTGATCATATTGTGCTTTTTTCTGTTCATCATTTAAGACTGAGTAGGCTTCAGCAGCTTCTTTAAATTTGGTCTCAGCTTCTTTATCACCAGGATTTTTATCTGGATGATACTTCATGGCAATCTGACGATAAGATTTCTTTATATCAGCTTTGTTGGCCCCTTTAGATAGACCAAGTACTTCATAATAATCGCGTTTGGCCATAGCTATTGACTAACCACTACTTTTGCTGCTCTTAACACACGATCACCTGATTTATAGCCTTTTTCGAACACCTGAATGATGTTGCCGGGATCATGTTCTTCAGAGGGTTGCATGGCCATGGCTTCGTGCAGCTCGGGATCGAAAGGTTCCCCTGTGGGATCAAAGACTTCAACATCGTCAGTATCTTTCAGGAACTTTTGAATCTGATCTAAAACCAGAGCAATACCCTTGGATGAATTTTCTGCATCTGCAGCGTCCTGTTCATATTGGGCAGAGCGCTCAAGATTATCAATAATTGGAAAGAGCCCCATAAGCATTCGATCCTTGGCAAAGGTTAGGGATCGTTCTTTTTCTCTTTCTACTCGTTTTTTTCCATTCTCATATTCTGCAACTACGCGCAACATTTTTTCTTCTGCTGCTTGCACACGGAGTTGCTGATCCACCAGTTCATCAGTGAGTTTTTCCACAGTATCTTCAAGGTTTTCAATCTTTTTGGTTAACAATTTTTCTTTAGCTGTAAGCTTAGGCTTTGGAGTTGCTTTTTTTTGTTTGCTCGTCTTCTTTGTCGTTTTATCAGTCATATTACTTTATGTATTTCGTGTTAATTAATGTTTCAATTTTATCTGCAGTGAATTCTGCCAGACCAATGATACGTTCATATTCCATGCGAGTGGGTCCTAAAATATGAATTTCACCACTACACCTGTTCCCCTTATAGGCAATAGAGACGAGCGACATATTTTTAAAAAATGTCTGCCCCAGTTCCCCACCGATAAAGACACTGGGCTTCCCACTATATAAGGGCGCAGGTAAATACCGTTGGAGAGAATCAGTCTCTATAGCTTCCAGCAAGAATTCTAATTTTGCTGGATCCGCAATTTCCGGATAATGCAGCAACTGGTGCGTGCCATAGGTTCTAAAATCATTGCTGGAATTGGAATCCAGAACGTTGTTAAAACTCTTTAAAATCTGATCAATGATGGGGTTTTTTCGTGTCACTTCGTCAGTGCCCTGTTCAACCTGCTTTTGAACATCATCTATATCGCGACCAGCAAATAGATCATTCAATATATTTTCTGCTTCGTGCATCACAATGCGAGAAAGCTTGCTCTCTAATTCAAAGGCAACCGTCTTCACCTGTCCCAGGGACATATGGACAATAAGAAGTACGGATTCTTTATCCAATTCATGGAGAGCAATTGAACGAATACGAGTAGCTCTTTCCTGAGGGCGGGACATGAGCACCAGGGCATGAGACATATCACCCAGAAACTGAGCAGTATTTTTGATCAGTTGATCGAGATCTCTACTAAGATTATCCAACCCTGACTCATAATCTCTGGTGACGTTCTGCTGGGGTTGTTCGAGTTCCATCAGCCTATCCACAAAATATCGATATCCCTTATCCGTTGGAATGCGTCCTGCCGACGTGTGGGGCTGCAATAAGTATCCTCCCACTTCAAGATCGCTCAAAACATGACGAAGGGTTGCGGACCCTACCTTGAAATAATCCATGGCAACCAGACGTGAAGACCCAACTGGGTGCCCGTTCACAGCATAATCTCTCACCAACCATTTGAGGACTTTTTCCTCACGGTCCTTGAGTTCTATAAACGTTTGTCTAGGACTTCGATTCATAACCGAACATAATAATTTTGGGTCCCAATTAATACAAGATTTTAAATGGGTAAAGAGTTGTTATATAAGGCTTGAAAGCAAATGTTCAGGATGGAGGAATCTTTAAAATCAAGCAACGAACCGAAGCATTTTTCTTACGGCCTTCAAAACACCTAAGGAGGAAATACTGACGCCGAAAAGAATCAACCCTAATATTACTTCGGGATGATCAATTATCCTTACAGGTAAGTCGAATTGGACAAAATACTTAATACTATACTCAGCTAGCATGATCAGAAGCACTGAGAGACTTGCCCCAAGAAATCCCAGAATGCCTCCTTCCAGAAAGAATGGTGCCTTTATCAGGAAATCGCTGGCGCCCAATAGGCGAACCGTTTCAATAAATTCGTATCTGGCCAGTATCATCAACCGAAGATTATTGGCAGTAAGAAATACTGTGGATAAGATTATGAGAAACAAGGTGACGGTGGCGACTGTGTAGACAAGCTTCATGATGCCCTGAACCCGATTGAACAGATCCTTCTTAAACATGACTTCATCTACCCCATCCAATTCATTCATGTTGTGGATAAAAGTTAAGATATATTCTGCAGAACGATGATCTTCCTCAAAAGTAATGCGAAATGAACTGGGCAATGGATTGTCATCCAACAAGGAAAGAACATCTTCCCCAAATTCAGCATTATAAAGGGCGGCTGCATCTTCCTTGGACAAATATTCCATTCTAAAAATTCCTGGATAATCCCTGACGATGGCTGCCAACTCATGTTTTTGGTGGGTAGTCACTTCATTTTCCAGGAATATTTCAAGATCATAGCTTGCTTGAAATTCACCTAAGAACTCCAGGCTATTATCAACTGCCAGTACACCCAGCCCCACGATCAGCAAGGCAATGGTTACGGAGAAAACGGATATCATGAAAGGCATGCGGGCTCTTTTGATACCAATAATTCCCTCTCTTATGATATAACTTAGTTTCATAATGGCCTGTCACTCACAACTTCACCAGATACCAAAGTGATGTTCCTGGCTGGATCCTGTTTGAGAAGGTTATCATTGTGGGTGGCAAAAATGACACATGTTCCTGCATCATGAATTTTCCAGATATATTTAAGAACTTCACTTGCGGCTTTTTCATCGAGATGTGCGATAGGCTCATCGGCCAGTAGAATTTCAGGAGAAATCACCATGGCACGTGCCAACGCAACTTTCTGTTGTTCGCCAGCCGATAATTCATGGGGGTAATGTGACAATCTGGAGCGAATACCTAACTCATCAGCCTTT contains:
- the hrcA gene encoding heat-inducible transcription repressor HrcA, producing the protein MNRSPRQTFIELKDREEKVLKWLVRDYAVNGHPVGSSRLVAMDYFKVGSATLRHVLSDLEVGGYLLQPHTSAGRIPTDKGYRYFVDRLMELEQPQQNVTRDYESGLDNLSRDLDQLIKNTAQFLGDMSHALVLMSRPQERATRIRSIALHELDKESVLLIVHMSLGQVKTVAFELESKLSRIVMHEAENILNDLFAGRDIDDVQKQVEQGTDEVTRKNPIIDQILKSFNNVLDSNSSNDFRTYGTHQLLHYPEIADPAKLEFLLEAIETDSLQRYLPAPLYSGKPSVFIGGELGQTFFKNMSLVSIAYKGNRCSGEIHILGPTRMEYERIIGLAEFTADKIETLINTKYIK
- a CDS encoding ComEA family DNA-binding protein, whose product is MLNFTRQERIVIYFLVVTLGVGAVLRLVRNQRIEKQLTPNRFYEEEQQFIKITEQINSDSLQFVDKDNSTPESSGVDTLTEGIDGAVNLINLNTAGVSELSKLPGIGPAIAERIKDYRDRNGPFKNKSDIVLVKGIGNKIYTRIEGLVTTE
- the dnaJ gene encoding molecular chaperone DnaJ, producing MAKRDYYEVLGLSKGANKADIKKSYRQIAMKYHPDKNPGDKEAETKFKEAAEAYSVLNDEQKKAQYDQFGHAPEGGMGGSPFDGFGGGGFGVDLSDALRIFMDGFGGGGGGGFGDIFGGGGGSRSRGRSRGSDLKIKLPLTLEEIATGVTKKMKVKRFESCPDCSGTGARDKASKTNCTVCHGRGEVQQVSRSMFGQFVNIQPCSNCDGTGEVIAHPCQTCRGDGRVRKESVVSAKIPAGVHAGNYMTLKGEGNSARRGGQHGDLIVLIDEKEHDLFIRDEDNIYLELGINMAQAVTGTELEIPTLTGKVNLKIPAGSQSGKLLRLRGKGIPRINSHMVGDQMVKIQIETPVKPSKREKELYKELADYYSSQKVKRSIFRKIKSLL
- a CDS encoding nucleotide exchange factor GrpE; the encoded protein is MTDKTTKKTSKQKKATPKPKLTAKEKLLTKKIENLEDTVEKLTDELVDQQLRVQAAEEKMLRVVAEYENGKKRVEREKERSLTFAKDRMLMGLFPIIDNLERSAQYEQDAADAENSSKGIALVLDQIQKFLKDTDDVEVFDPTGEPFDPELHEAMAMQPSEEHDPGNIIQVFEKGYKSGDRVLRAAKVVVSQ